The following are from one region of the Capsicum annuum cultivar UCD-10X-F1 chromosome 1, UCD10Xv1.1, whole genome shotgun sequence genome:
- the LOC107871405 gene encoding catechol oxidase B, chloroplastic, translating into MATSTTLPLSTNKTLSSSFTSSSFIAKPSQLFLHGRRSQSFKVSCNANNSGEHDKNLDAVDRRNVLLGLGGLYGAANVAPLAIASPIPPPDLKSCSKAHINETEEVSYSCCPPKPEDMDSVPYYKFPSMTKLRIRPPAHAADEEYIAKYQLATSRMRELDKDPFDPLGFKQQANIHCAYCNGAYKVGGKELQVHFSWLFFPFHRWYLYFYERILGSLIGDPTFGLPYWNWDHPKGMRLPPMFDREGSSLYDEKRNQSHRNGTIIDLGHFGDEVQTTQLQMMTNNLTLMYRQMITNAPCPLLFFGAPYPLGTDPSPGMGTIENIPHTPVHIWTGDNPRQPHGENMGNFYSAGLDPVFYCHHANVDRMWSEWKATGGKRRDLSNKDWLNSEFFFYDENRNPYKVKVRDCLDTKKMGYDYAPMPTPWRNFKPIRKTTTGKVNTASLPPASKVFPLAKLDRAISFSINRPASSRTQQEKNEQEEMLTFNKIQYDDRQYVRFDVFLNVDKTVNADELDKAEFAGSYTSLPHVHGDNTTHVTSVTLQLAITELLEDIGLEDEDTIAVTLIPKKGGEGISIEGAEINLVDC; encoded by the coding sequence ATGGCTACTTCTACTACTCTACCATTATCCACCAACAAAACCCTCTCTTCTTCCTTCACCAGTTCATCTTTCATAGCAAAACCCTCTCAGCTTTTCCTCCACGGAAGGCGTAGTCAAAGTTTCAAGGTTTCATGCAATGCCAACAACTCTGGCGAGCATGACAAGAACCTTGACGCTGTTGACAGGAGAAATGTCCTTCTTGGTCTAGGAGGGCTCTATGGTGCTGCTAATGTGGCACCATTAGCCATTGCTTCTCCTATACCACCCCCTGACCTCAAATCTTGTAGTAAAGCTCATATAAATGAAACAGAAGAGGTGTCATACAGTTGTTGCCCTCCTAAGCCTGAAGATATGGACAGTGTTCCATATTACAAGTTCCCTTCTATGACTAAGCTCCGTATCCGTCCGCCTGCTCATGCTGCGGATGAGGAGTATATTGCTAAGTACCAACTAGCCACTAGTCGCATGAGGGAACTTGACAAAGATCCTTTTGACCCTCTTGGGTTCAAGCAACAAGCCAATATTCATTGTGCTTATTGTAACGGTGCTTACAAAGTTGGTGGCAAAGAGTTACAAGTTCACTTCTCTTGGCTTTTCTTCCCTTTTCATAGATGGTACTTGTACTTCTATGAAAGAATCTTGGGTTCTCTAATTGGTGATCCAACTTTTGGTTTGCCTTATTGGAACTGGGACCATCCAAAAGGTATGCGTTTGCCTCCCATGTTCGATCGTGAAGGGTCCTCCCTTTACGATGAAAAACGTAACCAAAGTCATCGTAACGGAACCATAATCGATCTTGGTCATTTCGGTGATGAGGTCCAAACAACTCAACTCCAGATGATGACTAATAACTTAACTCTAATGTATCGTCAAATGATAACTAATGCTCCATGCCCATTGCTGTTTTTTGGTGCGCCTTACCCTCTGGGAACTGACCCCAGTCCAGGAATGGGAACAATTGAAAACATTCCTCATACTCCTGTCCATATCTGGACCGGTGACAATCCTAGACAGCCACATGGCGAGAACATGGGTAATTTCTACTCTGCTGGTTTGGATCCAGTTTTCTACTGCCACCACGCCAACGTGGACCGGATGTGGTCTGAATGGAAAGCAACTGGAGGGAAACGAAGGGATCTGTCTAACAAAGACTGGTTGAACTCGGAGTTCTTTTTCTACGATGAAAACCGCAACCCATACAAAGTGAAAGTCCGAGACTGTTTGGACACTAAGAAGATGGGGTATGATTACGCACCAATGCCCACCCCGTGGCGTAACTTTAAGCCCATCAGAAAGACCACAACAGGGAAAGTGAACACAGCTTCACTTCCGCCCGCCAGCAAGGTTTTCCCACTGGCTAAGCTGGACAGAGCCATTTCATTTTCCATCAACAGGCCGGCTTCCTCAAGGACCCAACAAGAGAAAAATGAACAAGAGGAGATGTTAACATTCAACAAGATCCAGTACGATGATCGCCAGTATGTAAGGTTCGATGTGTTCCTCAACGTGGACAAGACTGTGAATGCAGATGAGCTTGACAAGGCAGAGTTCGCGGGGAGCTACACTAGCTTACCACATGTTCATGGAGATAATACGACTCATGTTACGAGTGTTACACTTCAGCTGGCGATAACTGAACTGCTGGAGGACATCGGTCTGGAAGATGAAGACACTATTGCGGTGACTCTGATACCAAAGAAAGGTGGGGAAGGTATCTCAATTGAAGGTGCGGAGATCAATCTTGTGGATTGTTAA